The following are from one region of the Lacinutrix sp. Bg11-31 genome:
- a CDS encoding FUSC family membrane protein, whose protein sequence is MQKKLKNHLKNIELFLKGSSFYRGVVLTIAAVLPLVIFSAIDLFQFAPAIAVGAFLNAPSDVPGSLKRKINGILISIVLTMLVTFIIFITKPVFVLLLIAITVLSFAISLISVYGFRASLISFSGLLSIVLALAIEKPDLKSITVHVGLMGVGGLWYLLFSLFSKWVFPKKDDDQLLSDTLALTGKYLKIRAKLLTKPKKRDKFSGKALVIQTQISEKHETLRELLLEGRKRSGRSYSNERRLLIFISSIDILELALANTLDYSKIDSLIGIHKTHLNAFKKMNKEMGNHLIILSELLIKKGELPNIDSLNKAFENTGNAIQNYVNEVTLPKARKGAITLRNLQDYQKQLLQEVKAIRRVLSNVKNNTRASLKAQDTKQFLTSQDYRFNIVLQHFSLKSPMLRHALRLTIAILFGFLLGSLLDIKNAYWIMLTIVVIMRPNYGLTKERSKNRIIGTIIGAVIATGIILITKNTNVYMVLAVVSLTFAFSLIQQSYKAGAAFITLNIVFVYALIDPNAFLVVQYRVIDTVIGAIIAVLANYLLFPSWEYKNLDLVIENVILSNANYLNATKNLYHDKEENSLAYKVSRKQAFLAMSNLNAAFQRLTQDPKSKQKESGLIYEMVTLNHTILSAIASIGSYTINHKTSLASEEFNTIIEGITSTLKQSASKLDCNKIADSSEEKNIHEAHKKLQNRYTHLSQKRDLAIQAGQIEIDDKTLLNLQEAHLISNQLLWLKSLSTNLTNVTLKYKSVFN, encoded by the coding sequence ATGCAAAAAAAGTTAAAAAATCATTTAAAAAATATTGAATTATTCCTTAAAGGCTCTAGCTTTTACAGAGGAGTTGTGCTGACTATTGCTGCTGTTTTACCACTAGTAATTTTTAGCGCTATAGACTTGTTTCAATTTGCTCCAGCTATTGCAGTTGGTGCTTTTTTAAATGCACCAAGTGATGTGCCAGGAAGTTTAAAACGTAAAATTAATGGCATACTAATTAGTATTGTGCTTACTATGTTGGTTACGTTTATAATATTTATAACCAAGCCTGTTTTTGTTTTGCTACTTATTGCTATTACTGTTTTAAGCTTTGCTATAAGTTTAATTTCGGTTTATGGATTTAGAGCATCTTTAATTTCATTTTCGGGTTTATTATCAATTGTATTAGCATTGGCTATAGAAAAACCAGATTTAAAATCGATTACCGTACATGTTGGTTTAATGGGAGTTGGAGGTTTATGGTATTTGCTGTTCTCATTATTTTCTAAATGGGTTTTTCCTAAAAAAGATGATGACCAATTACTTTCAGACACATTAGCATTGACTGGAAAGTATTTAAAAATAAGAGCGAAACTATTAACCAAGCCTAAAAAAAGAGATAAGTTTTCTGGAAAAGCACTTGTTATACAAACACAAATTAGCGAAAAACACGAAACACTAAGAGAACTACTTTTAGAAGGCAGAAAACGTTCTGGTCGTTCATATTCTAACGAGAGGCGTTTACTAATATTTATTTCATCAATAGATATTTTAGAATTGGCCTTAGCAAATACTTTAGACTATTCTAAAATAGATTCGTTAATTGGTATCCATAAAACGCATTTAAATGCTTTTAAAAAAATGAATAAAGAGATGGGAAATCATCTCATTATTTTATCAGAATTATTAATAAAAAAAGGAGAGCTTCCCAACATAGATTCACTTAATAAAGCGTTTGAAAATACAGGTAATGCCATTCAGAATTATGTAAACGAAGTCACATTGCCAAAAGCGCGAAAAGGTGCGATTACACTTAGAAACCTCCAAGATTACCAAAAGCAATTATTACAAGAAGTAAAAGCTATAAGACGTGTTTTAAGCAACGTAAAAAACAATACAAGAGCATCGCTAAAAGCACAAGACACAAAACAATTTTTAACTTCTCAAGATTATAGATTTAACATAGTATTGCAGCATTTTAGTTTAAAATCGCCAATGCTTAGACATGCATTAAGGCTAACTATTGCTATTCTTTTTGGCTTTCTTTTAGGGAGTCTATTAGATATTAAAAATGCATATTGGATTATGTTAACCATTGTTGTTATTATGCGTCCAAATTATGGATTAACAAAAGAACGCTCTAAAAACAGAATTATAGGCACTATAATAGGAGCTGTAATTGCAACAGGCATTATTTTAATTACCAAAAACACTAATGTTTACATGGTGTTGGCTGTTGTTTCTTTAACTTTTGCATTTTCGTTAATACAACAAAGCTATAAAGCTGGAGCTGCTTTTATAACACTAAATATTGTATTTGTTTATGCTTTAATAGATCCTAATGCATTTTTGGTTGTTCAATATCGTGTTATAGATACAGTTATTGGAGCAATAATAGCTGTATTGGCAAACTACTTATTATTCCCAAGTTGGGAATATAAAAACTTAGATTTGGTTATAGAAAATGTAATTTTATCTAATGCTAATTACTTAAACGCGACCAAAAATTTATATCATGATAAAGAGGAAAATAGCTTAGCTTATAAAGTTTCAAGAAAACAGGCTTTTCTAGCCATGAGTAATTTAAATGCAGCATTTCAGCGTTTAACACAAGACCCAAAATCTAAGCAAAAAGAATCTGGTTTAATTTACGAAATGGTAACCTTAAACCATACTATACTCTCTGCAATAGCTTCTATTGGAAGTTATACTATCAATCATAAAACATCATTAGCTTCGGAAGAGTTTAATACTATAATAGAAGGCATTACTTCTACATTAAAACAATCGGCTTCAAAATTAGACTGCAATAAAATCGCAGATTCTTCCGAAGAAAAAAACATACATGAAGCACATAAAAAGCTTCAAAATAGATACACTCATTTATCACAAAAACGAGATTTAGCTATACAAGCTGGGCAAATAGAGATTGACGATAAAACACTATTAAACCTACAAGAAGCACATTTAATTAGCAATCAATTATTATGGCTAAAATCGCTATCTACTAATTTAACTAATGTTACATTAAAGTATAAATCTGTTTTTAATTAA
- a CDS encoding radical SAM protein encodes MKDLLLITPPFTQLNTPYPATAYLKGFLNTKGISAFQMDLGIEVILELFSKKTFEKLFDLAIENDAIVTENCQRIYTLKDDYLQPLDAVIKFLQGKNQTLARQICTTNFLPQASRFEQLEDMDWAFGEMGMQDKAKHLATLYLEDLSDFIIECIDSNFGFSRYAERLGQSANAFDELYDSLQKQTTFIDDITLLLLEDKLKTIQPKLVCFSVPFPGNLYSAFRCSQFIKANYPEIKIAIGGGFPNTELRQVTDKRVFDFFDFITLDDGELPIELLHKAVCNTEESKELLENEFKRTFVLENGSVTYKNNTTKPEYKQLEIGTPDYSNLLLEDYISVIEIVNPMHSLWSDGRWNKLTMAHGCYWGKCTFCDISLDYIKIYEPIAAALLVDRMEQLIEQTGENGFHFVDEAAPPALMKALALEIIKRKLTVTWWTNIRFEKNFTQDLCYLLKASGCIAVSGGLEVASDRLLKLIDKGVTVAQVAQVTRNFTQANIMVHSYLMYGYPTQTIQETVDSLEFVKQLFELGIIQSGFWHQFALTTHSPIGLNPSEYGITPNYKSISFANNDIDFTDSTGIDHSQFSFGLKKSLFNFMHGIGFDMDLQEWFDFEIPQTTITPYYIEDCLNTETTLSTKSTAKIVWLGHLPLVEERKKTKKGFTNELLDLTFHDKTDRLQITLNKPEGEWLLETLETLKPVNGKVLSFSALKKDFETQFEDFELFWFSKSMQKLRDFGLLVL; translated from the coding sequence GTGAAAGACCTCTTACTAATAACACCACCTTTTACCCAATTAAACACACCTTATCCTGCAACAGCATACTTAAAAGGGTTTTTAAACACTAAAGGCATTTCTGCTTTTCAGATGGATTTAGGTATTGAGGTGATTTTGGAGTTATTCAGTAAAAAAACCTTTGAGAAACTATTCGATTTAGCGATTGAAAATGATGCCATTGTTACCGAAAATTGCCAACGTATTTATACTCTAAAGGATGATTATTTACAACCTTTAGATGCTGTTATAAAATTTTTACAAGGCAAAAATCAAACCTTAGCAAGGCAAATTTGTACTACAAATTTCTTGCCTCAAGCATCTAGGTTTGAGCAATTGGAAGATATGGATTGGGCTTTTGGTGAAATGGGAATGCAAGATAAAGCGAAGCATTTAGCAACGTTATATCTTGAAGATTTATCCGATTTTATAATTGAATGCATCGATTCTAATTTTGGGTTTAGTCGCTATGCTGAACGTTTAGGGCAAAGTGCCAATGCGTTTGACGAGTTGTACGATAGTTTACAAAAGCAAACAACGTTTATAGATGACATAACACTTTTGCTTTTAGAAGATAAACTAAAAACAATTCAACCAAAACTAGTTTGTTTTTCGGTACCTTTTCCTGGTAATTTATACAGTGCCTTTAGATGCTCACAATTTATAAAAGCGAATTATCCTGAAATTAAAATTGCCATTGGAGGCGGTTTTCCAAATACCGAATTACGACAAGTAACAGATAAAAGAGTTTTTGATTTTTTCGATTTTATTACGCTTGATGATGGCGAATTGCCAATCGAACTTTTGCACAAAGCCGTTTGTAATACTGAAGAAAGTAAAGAGCTGTTAGAAAACGAATTTAAGAGAACCTTCGTACTAGAAAACGGAAGTGTTACCTATAAAAATAACACTACAAAACCAGAGTACAAACAACTAGAAATTGGGACTCCAGATTATTCTAATTTGTTGTTAGAAGATTACATATCTGTAATAGAAATAGTAAACCCAATGCACAGTTTGTGGAGCGATGGAAGATGGAATAAACTAACAATGGCTCATGGTTGTTATTGGGGAAAATGTACGTTTTGCGACATCTCTTTAGATTATATTAAAATTTACGAGCCTATTGCTGCTGCTCTTTTAGTAGATAGAATGGAGCAATTAATTGAACAAACTGGTGAAAATGGATTTCATTTTGTAGATGAAGCTGCACCTCCAGCTTTAATGAAAGCGCTAGCTTTAGAGATTATTAAACGAAAATTAACCGTTACGTGGTGGACTAATATTAGGTTTGAAAAAAACTTCACCCAAGATTTATGTTACTTACTAAAAGCGTCTGGTTGCATTGCAGTTTCTGGTGGCTTAGAAGTAGCTTCAGATAGACTTTTAAAGCTAATTGACAAAGGTGTTACTGTTGCCCAAGTTGCGCAAGTAACGCGTAATTTTACGCAAGCCAATATTATGGTGCATTCCTATTTAATGTATGGCTACCCAACACAAACCATTCAAGAAACGGTGGATAGTTTAGAGTTTGTAAAACAATTATTCGAACTTGGTATCATTCAGTCTGGCTTTTGGCATCAATTTGCGTTAACAACACATAGTCCTATTGGTTTAAATCCTTCAGAATATGGGATTACACCAAATTATAAATCTATTTCGTTTGCAAATAACGATATCGATTTTACGGATAGCACAGGAATTGATCACAGTCAATTTAGTTTCGGGTTAAAAAAGTCGCTATTCAATTTTATGCATGGTATTGGCTTTGATATGGATTTACAAGAGTGGTTCGATTTTGAAATTCCGCAAACCACAATTACACCATATTATATTGAAGATTGCTTAAACACCGAAACCACATTAAGCACAAAATCAACAGCTAAAATTGTTTGGTTAGGTCACTTGCCTTTAGTCGAAGAGCGTAAAAAAACTAAAAAAGGTTTTACAAATGAATTGCTAGATTTAACGTTTCATGATAAAACCGATAGGCTTCAAATTACTTTAAATAAGCCTGAAGGCGAATGGCTGTTAGAAACTCTTGAAACCTTAAAACCTGTAAACGGAAAAGTGCTTAGTTTTTCAGCATTAAAAAAAGACTTTGAAACACAATTTGAAGATTTTGAGCTGTTTTGGTTTTCAAAGTCAATGCAAAAACTTAGAGATTTTGGATTGTTAGTATTATAA
- a CDS encoding isocitrate lyase, translated as MKNLAQSNYSSALETVRNLKAKYGNTWNAISPESAARMVTQNRFKTGLDIAKYTAGIMREDMAAYDADASNYTQSLGCWHGFVAQQKMIAVKKHHKTTSKRYLYLSGWMVAALRSEFGPLPDQSMHEKTAVPSLIAEIYDFLRQADAIELNDLFKRLEKGEDVQYKIDNFETHIVPIIADIDAGFGNEEATYLLTKKMIEAGACAIQIENQVSDAKQCGHQDGKVTVPHEDFIAKLNAIRYAFLELGVDEGIIVARTDSEGAGLTQKLPVSQEPGDLASQYLAFIEAEEIAITDAKEDDVLLKRDGKLVRPVRLPNGLYKFKDGSNIDRVVLDCVTSLQHGADLLWIETPTPNVKQIANMVNRVKEVIPNAKLVYNNSPSFNWTLNFRNQAYEEMLAEGENMTAYDRNNLMDSEYDGSELCFRADEKIKTFQKDGAREAGIFHHLITLPTYHTTALHMHDLTEGYFGDEGMLAYVKGVQRQEIRKGVSCVKHQRMAGSDLGDDHKSFFAGDKALKAGGENNTSNQFEAKIKTPIRELALDK; from the coding sequence ATGAAAAATTTAGCACAAAGCAATTATAGTTCTGCACTAGAAACAGTAAGAAACCTTAAAGCAAAATATGGTAATACTTGGAATGCAATAAGCCCAGAAAGTGCGGCAAGAATGGTGACACAAAATCGTTTTAAAACTGGTTTAGATATCGCTAAATATACTGCTGGTATCATGAGAGAAGATATGGCCGCATACGATGCAGACGCATCTAACTATACACAATCTCTAGGTTGCTGGCATGGTTTTGTGGCTCAGCAAAAAATGATTGCTGTTAAAAAGCACCACAAAACTACAAGCAAAAGGTATTTATATCTTTCTGGTTGGATGGTTGCTGCGTTACGTTCGGAATTTGGACCATTGCCAGATCAATCTATGCACGAAAAAACTGCTGTACCAAGTTTAATAGCCGAGATTTATGATTTTTTACGTCAGGCTGATGCAATAGAGTTAAACGATTTATTTAAGAGATTAGAAAAAGGTGAAGATGTACAATATAAGATAGATAACTTCGAAACGCATATCGTTCCAATTATAGCAGATATTGACGCTGGTTTTGGTAATGAAGAAGCTACTTATTTATTAACTAAAAAAATGATTGAGGCTGGAGCTTGTGCAATTCAGATAGAAAATCAAGTATCCGATGCTAAGCAATGTGGACATCAAGATGGTAAAGTAACAGTGCCACACGAAGATTTTATAGCAAAATTAAATGCTATTAGATATGCCTTTTTAGAATTAGGAGTAGATGAAGGAATTATAGTTGCTAGAACAGATTCTGAAGGCGCTGGTTTAACACAAAAATTACCAGTTAGTCAAGAGCCTGGAGATTTAGCGTCTCAATATTTAGCTTTTATTGAAGCTGAAGAAATAGCGATTACAGATGCAAAGGAAGATGATGTTTTACTAAAAAGAGATGGTAAATTAGTACGTCCTGTAAGATTACCAAATGGTTTATATAAATTTAAAGACGGTTCTAATATAGATCGAGTTGTTTTAGATTGTGTTACTAGTCTTCAACATGGCGCAGATTTATTATGGATAGAAACACCAACACCAAACGTAAAGCAAATTGCAAATATGGTAAACAGAGTAAAAGAAGTAATACCAAATGCTAAATTGGTTTACAACAACTCACCATCTTTTAACTGGACATTAAATTTCCGTAATCAAGCTTACGAAGAAATGCTTGCTGAAGGAGAAAACATGACAGCTTACGATAGAAATAATTTAATGGATTCTGAATATGATGGATCGGAATTATGCTTTCGTGCAGATGAAAAAATTAAAACGTTCCAAAAGGATGGTGCAAGAGAAGCTGGTATTTTTCACCATTTAATAACATTGCCAACATACCACACAACTGCATTACATATGCATGATTTAACCGAAGGTTATTTTGGAGACGAAGGCATGTTAGCTTACGTAAAAGGAGTGCAAAGACAGGAAATTAGAAAAGGAGTGTCTTGTGTTAAACACCAAAGAATGGCAGGTTCAGATCTTGGAGATGATCATAAATCATTCTTTGCTGGAGATAAAGCTTTAAAAGCTGGAGGAGAAAACAATACTTCTAATCAGTTTGAAGCTAAAATAAAAACACCAATAAGAGAGCTTGCTTTAGATAAATAA
- a CDS encoding tRNA-dihydrouridine synthase, giving the protein MAITLLSSPLQGFTDFRFRNAFHHYFGGIDTFYAPYIRLNGKLKIKQSYQLDLQPENNTTLNVIPQVMTNDADEFLFVVKYVQSLGYKELNWNLGCPYPMVTKSGMGSGLICNPAKIDAILKKAHNESDITVSMKMRMGYEHAGEILDTFPILDSYPLKNIAIHARIGKQLYKGPVDLEAFERCVASTKHKLYYNGDITSVDAFKKMEARFPTIDHFMIGRGLIADPFLPSMIKNNTTEYPKNRWEIFSEFHDTIYQQYDEYLSGPTPIKMKMLGFWEFFSQSFSNPQKAYKAIKKAGNPVKYKQAVASILSNEK; this is encoded by the coding sequence ATGGCAATTACATTACTTTCTTCACCTTTACAAGGCTTTACAGATTTCAGGTTTCGTAACGCATTTCACCATTATTTTGGTGGTATCGATACGTTTTACGCACCTTATATTAGATTAAATGGTAAATTAAAAATTAAGCAATCTTATCAATTAGATTTACAGCCAGAAAATAACACGACATTAAATGTTATTCCACAAGTAATGACAAATGATGCCGATGAGTTTCTGTTTGTTGTAAAATACGTGCAAAGTTTAGGTTATAAAGAGTTAAACTGGAATTTAGGTTGCCCTTATCCTATGGTTACAAAATCTGGAATGGGTTCTGGATTAATTTGTAATCCAGCTAAAATTGATGCTATTTTAAAAAAAGCACATAACGAAAGTGATATTACAGTATCCATGAAAATGAGAATGGGATACGAACACGCTGGGGAGATTCTAGACACCTTTCCTATTCTGGATAGTTATCCGCTTAAAAACATTGCTATTCATGCTAGAATTGGTAAGCAATTATATAAAGGCCCTGTAGATTTAGAGGCTTTCGAGCGTTGCGTAGCAAGTACAAAACACAAGTTATATTATAATGGAGATATTACTAGTGTAGACGCTTTTAAAAAAATGGAAGCACGTTTTCCAACTATCGATCATTTTATGATTGGTCGAGGATTAATTGCAGATCCTTTTTTACCAAGCATGATTAAAAATAACACAACGGAATATCCTAAAAACCGTTGGGAGATTTTTAGTGAATTCCACGATACTATTTACCAGCAATACGACGAATACTTATCTGGCCCAACACCTATAAAAATGAAAATGTTAGGCTTTTGGGAATTCTTTTCTCAGTCGTTTTCTAATCCTCAAAAAGCATATAAAGCCATTAAAAAAGCAGGTAACCCTGTTAAGTATAAGCAAGCGGTTGCTAGTATTTTGAGTAATGAGAAATAA
- a CDS encoding carboxypeptidase-like regulatory domain-containing protein, whose product MKNQISLNIKTPCQENFNKFTPTPEGGFCGSCEKEVIDFTKKSPQDITAFFTLNKEKNTCGIFKENQFNNFNAVPLQRKKYGILSGVGLACLALFSMSTMHAQDTKTQSNTTEVSTSIAQEGFIVKGNVSDDFEPIPGVNVVLENTEFGTVTDMDGNFEFPEKLKKGDVLVFSYVGLESKKLTIENRDSASNIPLAINMKLDAITIMGKIAVKGVYKSNKSK is encoded by the coding sequence ATGAAAAATCAAATCAGTTTAAACATTAAAACGCCTTGTCAAGAAAACTTTAATAAATTTACTCCAACTCCAGAAGGTGGCTTTTGTGGCTCTTGTGAAAAGGAAGTTATCGACTTTACTAAAAAGAGTCCTCAGGACATTACGGCATTCTTCACTTTAAATAAAGAAAAAAATACTTGTGGAATTTTTAAAGAAAATCAGTTTAATAACTTCAATGCTGTGCCTTTACAAAGAAAAAAATATGGAATACTTAGTGGTGTTGGCTTAGCATGTTTGGCGTTGTTTTCTATGTCTACAATGCATGCTCAAGACACAAAAACACAATCGAATACTACAGAGGTTTCAACTTCTATAGCTCAAGAAGGCTTTATTGTAAAAGGAAATGTGTCAGACGATTTCGAACCTATTCCTGGTGTTAATGTTGTCTTAGAAAATACAGAGTTTGGTACTGTAACAGATATGGATGGTAATTTTGAATTTCCAGAAAAATTAAAAAAAGGAGATGTTCTTGTGTTTAGTTATGTTGGATTAGAATCTAAAAAACTAACTATTGAAAACAGAGATTCAGCATCAAACATTCCATTAGCTATAAACATGAAGCTAGACGCTATTACAATCATGGGAAAAATTGCAGTTAAAGGTGTTTATAAATCTAATAAAAGTAAATAG
- a CDS encoding alanine--glyoxylate aminotransferase family protein → MKGRKLLMIPGPIEFEPDVLHAMSIATTSHVAPNFIEVFGNSLELMRTVWKSPKGQPFIVAGTGTLAMDMAAANLIEQEDNVLVISSGYFGKRFNDILERYGANTTILEAPIGEVVSLETIEKELKSKQYKALTITHVDTSTGILVDPKPIAQLAKKYNTISILDGVCSVAGEVINQDEWELDIVLTASQKAIGVPPGLALLMASEKAMKVWKNRKTPVPNYYADWSNWLPIMKAYEERRPSYFGTPAVNLIVALETSLKIICKEGIDKRVKRHQDLAKAFRAAIASLNLEILPKSTALAANTLSAVYYPKDIDGALLSAKMIEADVIIAGGLLPEIKATYFRVGHMGSVSANDLMAVLGALERALIVLGHPLEPGKGLQVFQNKLLKDN, encoded by the coding sequence ATGAAAGGAAGAAAGCTATTAATGATTCCTGGTCCTATTGAATTTGAACCAGACGTATTACACGCAATGAGCATAGCAACTACTAGTCATGTAGCTCCCAATTTCATAGAAGTTTTTGGTAACAGCTTAGAGCTTATGAGAACAGTATGGAAATCTCCAAAAGGACAACCGTTTATTGTTGCAGGTACTGGCACGCTGGCTATGGATATGGCAGCAGCCAATCTTATAGAACAAGAAGATAATGTATTGGTAATTTCATCAGGATATTTTGGCAAACGTTTTAACGATATTTTAGAGCGTTATGGAGCAAATACAACTATTTTAGAAGCGCCAATTGGTGAGGTTGTAAGTCTTGAAACTATAGAGAAAGAACTAAAATCGAAACAATATAAAGCGTTAACTATTACACATGTGGATACTTCTACAGGGATTTTAGTAGATCCAAAACCGATAGCGCAATTAGCAAAAAAATACAATACGATAAGTATTTTAGATGGCGTATGCTCTGTTGCTGGTGAAGTAATAAACCAAGACGAATGGGAACTAGATATTGTATTAACGGCCTCTCAAAAAGCTATTGGTGTTCCACCAGGTCTTGCGCTTTTAATGGCATCGGAAAAAGCAATGAAAGTTTGGAAAAATAGAAAAACGCCTGTACCTAATTATTATGCAGACTGGAGTAATTGGCTGCCAATAATGAAGGCTTACGAAGAAAGAAGACCGTCGTATTTTGGAACTCCAGCAGTTAATTTAATTGTAGCATTAGAAACGAGTTTGAAAATTATTTGTAAAGAAGGCATTGACAAACGTGTAAAAAGGCATCAAGATTTAGCAAAGGCTTTTAGAGCTGCAATAGCTTCTTTAAACCTTGAAATATTACCAAAATCGACTGCATTAGCAGCCAATACCTTATCTGCAGTTTATTATCCAAAAGATATAGATGGCGCTTTATTAAGCGCTAAAATGATTGAAGCCGATGTTATTATTGCAGGAGGATTATTGCCAGAGATAAAAGCTACTTATTTTAGAGTTGGCCATATGGGTTCGGTTTCTGCAAACGATCTTATGGCTGTATTAGGTGCTTTAGAACGTGCTTTGATAGTACTAGGTCATCCTTTAGAACCTGGAAAAGGTTTACAAGTTTTTCAAAATAAACTTTTAAAAGACAATTAA